In a genomic window of Paracoccaceae bacterium:
- a CDS encoding HlyD family type I secretion periplasmic adaptor subunit: MSGSEWNFEQDAAAPAAGRGWFLTLFLILLVAFAAAAIAWASWARVEVVARATGVVVPSGRARNVESLEGGIVREILISEGDTVEAGQVLIRIDDVGASASLGEITARRDALSARAVRLQAELVQKNAPDFSDLGLASDSPLALREMALFDSRKAADLSQRTILMSQVSQRSQEIDELTSSLARIDESLTLLDEEIKLRTDSGVVPRAQIIPIERERTVKRQERDGVLSRRAQATTALGEAEARVEELNLNRRAEINAERSETLNELSIIDESLKRASDVLDRTSLRAPVGGIISVLNVNTLRSVIAPGEEVARIVPAGDKLEVEARVRPEDIAFIRLDLPAKVKLTSFDFTIYGALDGSVVRIGADAERDETTGETYFPIIVRTQTNTLTRNEETNEIRTGMVASVDILTGERTVLDYLLKPLRKARLEALRER, encoded by the coding sequence ATGAGCGGGTCGGAGTGGAATTTTGAACAGGACGCTGCTGCCCCCGCGGCCGGTCGCGGATGGTTTTTAACGCTCTTCCTGATCCTTCTTGTGGCTTTTGCCGCTGCTGCTATTGCATGGGCCAGTTGGGCGCGGGTGGAGGTCGTGGCCCGCGCGACGGGCGTTGTGGTCCCGTCAGGCCGCGCGCGCAACGTGGAAAGCCTTGAAGGCGGCATTGTACGTGAAATCCTCATATCAGAGGGTGACACGGTTGAGGCGGGCCAGGTTCTGATCCGTATTGATGATGTCGGTGCTTCGGCCAGTCTCGGCGAAATCACGGCGCGGCGGGACGCTCTCAGCGCACGCGCGGTGCGGCTGCAGGCTGAATTGGTCCAGAAAAACGCACCCGATTTCTCCGACCTCGGCCTTGCAAGTGACAGCCCTCTGGCTTTGCGCGAAATGGCGCTGTTTGACAGTCGCAAAGCCGCAGATCTATCCCAACGTACCATTCTGATGTCGCAAGTCAGCCAACGCTCGCAAGAGATCGACGAGCTGACAAGTTCCCTCGCGCGGATCGACGAAAGCCTGACCCTGCTGGACGAAGAGATCAAGCTGCGGACGGATTCCGGTGTTGTGCCGCGCGCTCAGATCATTCCGATTGAGCGCGAACGGACGGTGAAACGCCAGGAGCGTGACGGTGTCCTCAGCCGCCGGGCGCAGGCCACTACAGCGCTCGGCGAGGCAGAGGCGCGTGTGGAGGAGTTGAACCTGAACCGGCGCGCAGAGATCAACGCAGAACGCTCTGAAACCCTGAACGAGTTGAGCATCATCGATGAAAGTCTCAAACGTGCCTCGGACGTGCTGGACCGCACCAGCCTGCGTGCGCCTGTGGGGGGTATTATTTCAGTGTTGAACGTCAATACACTGAGATCTGTCATCGCGCCGGGCGAAGAAGTTGCGCGCATCGTGCCTGCGGGTGACAAGCTGGAAGTGGAGGCGCGCGTGCGCCCGGAAGACATCGCTTTTATTCGGTTGGACCTGCCTGCGAAGGTCAAGCTCACATCCTTCGATTTCACCATTTACGGGGCTCTGGACGGTTCCGTGGTGCGCATCGGCGCGGATGCGGAACGTGACGAAACAACGGGCGAGACCTATTTCCCGATCATCGTGCGGACGCAAACGAACACGTTGACGCGCAACGAGGAAACCAACGAGATACGCACCGGTATGGTGGCGTCGGTTGACATCCTGACAGGCGAACGCACTGTCTTGGATTACCTGTTAAAGCCGCTGCGCAAGGCCCGCCTTGAGGCCCTGCGCGAACGCTGA
- a CDS encoding type I secretion system permease/ATPase, protein MAHISARVVSDGTPQADEPKAIDDWTLTAQPRDPLAASLVEAMRMAGRDVAIETLINGIALPPDGRLTPDLALTAADRNGMRARLVRRKLADIASDNLPAVLLLRGKDACVLLTRNSDGSCVVFMPSQSSDALTVSLSAFEETYLGHAIFLQQHVETVPDETASHSFRHWLWGALRPYWPEYAQVILASVLINLLALAVPLFTMNVYDRVFPNAALITLWSLVAGVGLALGFDAILKLVRSGIIDRIGRKVDRSVSANVFRHVANLQLDGDIPQSGALMNTLKDYEQVAEFFSSQTLSNLIDLGFAVLFILLIYYIGGPLALPPALALGFVLIMGLFILRPLRGASEQNRATGGAKTSVAAESVSEIETLKAISGQSRMQSRWETQSAQAAEAQAKSRRLATFATTMTALVTQASSIGIVVIGVYLALEGQITMGAVIAAMILSGRALAPTAAVTGLFVRGSFALSTLRSLNALMQKPSDAAARARAINTTSRTGALDLKGISLTYQNAALPALKAVSLSVPAESKLGVIGPIGAGKTSLIRVMAGLWPPSEGLLLLDDINTQQIAPATLRSMVQLVPQEAVLFSGTLAENIAFGLPGARDEDILRASRDAGVDRIAAAHPDGFAMQITERGRNLSGGQRQMVALARALLPQPRVLILDEPTSSMDMQSEALFIAGVERALQRRPMTLIISTHRMALLQLVTEVAVLSAGELQQHGPKDDVLARLQKPASDAKS, encoded by the coding sequence ATGGCCCATATTTCTGCGCGGGTCGTTTCTGATGGAACACCCCAAGCAGATGAACCCAAGGCCATTGATGATTGGACCTTAACCGCGCAACCCCGCGATCCGCTGGCGGCAAGCCTTGTGGAGGCCATGCGCATGGCGGGGCGCGACGTTGCCATTGAAACGCTGATCAATGGGATTGCCTTACCGCCGGATGGTCGCCTCACGCCAGACCTTGCTCTGACCGCAGCAGATCGCAATGGGATGCGCGCCCGTCTGGTCCGACGCAAATTGGCCGACATAGCGTCCGACAACCTCCCCGCGGTGCTCTTGCTGCGCGGCAAAGACGCCTGCGTACTTTTGACCCGCAATTCGGATGGATCATGTGTGGTCTTTATGCCAAGTCAGTCGTCGGACGCGCTGACGGTCAGTTTATCAGCTTTTGAAGAAACCTATCTGGGCCACGCGATCTTTCTGCAACAGCACGTTGAGACAGTGCCAGACGAGACTGCGAGCCATTCATTCAGGCACTGGCTATGGGGCGCGCTTCGCCCGTATTGGCCGGAATACGCGCAGGTGATCCTCGCCTCCGTCCTCATCAACCTGCTGGCGCTGGCCGTGCCTCTGTTCACAATGAACGTCTATGATCGTGTGTTCCCGAATGCAGCACTTATCACGCTCTGGTCACTGGTGGCGGGTGTCGGACTGGCTCTCGGGTTCGATGCCATTCTCAAATTGGTGCGGTCCGGGATCATTGATCGCATCGGGCGCAAAGTGGACCGCAGCGTCTCTGCAAACGTGTTTCGCCATGTCGCGAACCTGCAACTGGATGGGGACATCCCGCAATCGGGCGCCCTGATGAATACGCTCAAAGACTATGAGCAGGTAGCAGAGTTCTTTTCATCGCAAACCCTGTCCAATCTGATCGACCTTGGGTTTGCGGTTCTGTTTATTCTGTTGATCTACTACATCGGCGGTCCTCTTGCCCTGCCACCCGCTTTGGCACTGGGGTTCGTATTGATCATGGGGTTGTTCATTCTGCGCCCGTTGCGCGGTGCCTCTGAGCAGAACCGCGCGACCGGAGGGGCCAAAACATCGGTCGCCGCAGAGTCCGTTTCCGAGATTGAGACGCTCAAGGCGATTTCGGGCCAAAGCCGCATGCAATCGCGCTGGGAAACACAAAGCGCACAGGCCGCAGAGGCACAGGCCAAGAGCCGCAGGCTGGCGACCTTTGCCACAACCATGACGGCACTTGTCACGCAAGCCTCCTCCATCGGGATCGTGGTGATTGGCGTGTATCTGGCGCTTGAAGGCCAAATCACAATGGGTGCAGTCATCGCCGCAATGATCCTGTCGGGACGTGCATTGGCACCAACCGCTGCCGTTACAGGGCTTTTTGTGCGCGGCAGCTTTGCACTTTCAACTTTGCGCTCGCTCAATGCGCTGATGCAAAAACCCTCTGACGCTGCGGCCCGTGCGCGCGCTATCAACACGACATCTCGGACCGGAGCGCTGGATCTCAAGGGGATCTCGCTCACCTATCAGAATGCCGCGTTGCCAGCGCTGAAAGCCGTCTCTCTCAGTGTTCCCGCAGAAAGCAAGCTTGGTGTCATTGGTCCCATCGGGGCTGGCAAGACGTCGCTGATCCGGGTCATGGCAGGGCTGTGGCCACCGTCCGAAGGTTTATTGCTCTTGGACGATATCAACACGCAACAGATCGCACCGGCAACGCTGCGCTCCATGGTGCAACTTGTGCCGCAAGAGGCGGTTCTCTTTTCCGGAACGCTGGCAGAAAATATCGCCTTTGGCCTGCCCGGCGCGCGTGACGAAGACATTCTGCGCGCCTCGCGCGATGCCGGTGTTGACCGGATTGCAGCCGCACATCCTGACGGGTTTGCCATGCAAATCACCGAACGCGGGCGCAACCTTTCCGGCGGACAACGGCAGATGGTGGCCCTGGCACGGGCGCTCCTGCCTCAACCCCGCGTGCTCATTCTCGATGAACCGACCTCTTCGATGGATATGCAATCAGAAGCCTTGTTCATTGCAGGTGTTGAGCGCGCCTTGCAACGCCGCCCCATGACGCTGATCATTTCGACACACCGGATGGCGCTGTTGCAGCTTGTAACTGAGGTTGCAGTTTTGTCAGCGGGCGAACTACAACAACACGGCCCAAAAGACGACGTCCTTGCACGGTTGCAGAAACCGGCATCGGATGCAAAATCATGA
- a CDS encoding TolC family protein: MKKTISKAITALPVCTLFALTSLGQQAQALSLEDSILFVLETNPEIKAAEANKQAIEFELDQARSFWAPRVELEGRSEGSINNGTRTTDLTASDDALFGYEVNARITQRIYDGKSTRSEIERQAYRIDAAAYRVLERSEFLSLEAIRVHSEVLRTQALTQKARVNLEYHRDVMARIQSAYDNGVLGIADLQQAEERLFLAEDTLIQFELTDLDARTLFLETVGVTPDNLQNVPEIGSKLPNNLDQTLATAWRFNPTILFFQSDIGAAEALSRQADSNRFPTLDLEAETRYGEDVGGFEGEVNDASIGLVLRYEFQGNRKRGQREEQIRRVSEQRARLLTQTRLVEREVRQSWSNLKSTQRRASILDRQASLSRDLLASYEQEFDVGARSLIDVLNTQNALFQAETNLLNSRSLEIFVKYRLLAAAGILLPTLGITPPEDSQAYAVNEQGAPGLNTPGDRARDDAISFRDWRKSLPSD; encoded by the coding sequence ATGAAAAAAACGATTTCTAAGGCAATCACAGCATTGCCAGTTTGCACGCTCTTCGCGCTTACATCTCTGGGGCAACAGGCACAGGCACTTTCGTTGGAGGACTCGATCCTCTTCGTGCTTGAAACAAACCCGGAAATAAAAGCTGCGGAAGCCAATAAGCAAGCCATTGAGTTTGAACTGGATCAGGCGCGCAGCTTCTGGGCGCCGCGTGTTGAACTTGAAGGCCGATCAGAAGGCAGCATCAACAATGGAACGCGGACAACCGACCTGACCGCATCCGACGACGCGCTTTTTGGATATGAAGTCAATGCGCGGATCACCCAGCGTATTTATGACGGAAAGTCGACGCGCTCGGAGATCGAACGTCAGGCTTACCGCATTGATGCGGCAGCCTATCGTGTGCTTGAGCGGTCGGAATTTTTGTCCCTTGAAGCCATCCGCGTGCATAGCGAAGTCTTGCGTACGCAGGCCCTTACACAAAAAGCACGGGTGAATCTGGAGTATCACCGCGACGTCATGGCCCGAATTCAAAGCGCCTATGACAACGGTGTTTTGGGCATTGCCGATCTGCAGCAAGCAGAGGAACGCCTGTTTCTTGCGGAAGACACGCTCATCCAGTTTGAACTGACCGATCTGGACGCACGTACATTGTTCCTGGAAACGGTGGGTGTCACGCCAGACAATCTGCAAAACGTACCCGAAATCGGGAGTAAGCTGCCCAACAATCTCGACCAAACGCTGGCGACAGCGTGGCGTTTCAATCCCACCATCCTGTTTTTCCAATCCGACATCGGTGCCGCAGAAGCTTTATCTCGTCAGGCAGATTCCAACCGTTTCCCCACGCTCGATCTGGAAGCGGAAACCCGCTATGGCGAAGACGTGGGCGGATTTGAGGGGGAAGTGAACGATGCCTCTATCGGTCTGGTGCTGCGTTATGAATTTCAGGGCAACCGGAAACGGGGCCAACGTGAGGAACAGATCAGACGCGTCAGTGAACAACGCGCTCGTCTTCTGACGCAAACCCGCCTGGTCGAGCGCGAAGTGCGCCAGTCCTGGTCCAATTTGAAATCGACACAAAGGCGGGCTTCGATCCTGGATCGACAGGCCTCCTTGTCACGCGACCTGCTGGCGTCTTACGAGCAGGAATTCGACGTTGGTGCGCGATCGCTGATTGATGTCTTGAACACGCAGAACGCCCTGTTTCAGGCCGAAACCAACTTGTTGAATTCGCGGTCTCTGGAAATATTCGTCAAATATCGCCTTCTGGCTGCCGCCGGTATCTTGCTGCCAACACTGGGCATCACCCCACCGGAGGACAGTCAGGCCTATGCAGTGAACGAACAGGGTGCACCCGGCTTGAACACACCGGGTGACCGAGCACGGGATGACGCCATCAGCTTCCGCGACTGGCGTAAAAGTCTGCCGTCGGATTGA
- a CDS encoding OmpA family protein, which yields MLYRFFAIILLVLPLSATAQDFGTINFDFDSDQLDAQGIEAVTQIADQLKERQSYKPTVVVGFTDAVGSTTYNDGLGLRRAETVAAALEAQGVPVNRIGAIASRGERELLVSVTGPERLNRRVTVSLEDIMKACRTYREIPLTPASVGAELQTDLRTRLAEAVQSFDQLAASRRDGAAFQMAGAAREDCGIAVGYDADAVRKAEYAQKCFCSSARMQAALK from the coding sequence GTGCTGTATCGATTTTTTGCTATCATTCTGCTTGTCTTGCCGTTGTCCGCGACCGCCCAGGACTTCGGTACCATCAACTTTGACTTCGATTCCGACCAGCTGGATGCGCAGGGAATTGAAGCTGTAACCCAAATTGCCGATCAACTGAAAGAGCGGCAAAGCTACAAGCCCACGGTGGTAGTTGGCTTCACAGATGCTGTGGGATCAACGACTTACAATGATGGACTCGGGTTGCGTCGGGCTGAAACGGTTGCGGCTGCGCTCGAAGCGCAAGGGGTGCCCGTGAACCGTATCGGCGCGATAGCCTCCCGTGGCGAACGGGAATTGCTGGTCAGCGTCACCGGACCGGAGCGGCTCAACCGGCGTGTAACGGTCTCGCTGGAAGACATCATGAAGGCCTGCCGGACCTATCGCGAAATTCCGCTTACGCCGGCATCGGTGGGGGCAGAATTGCAGACGGATCTCAGGACCCGACTGGCAGAGGCGGTACAATCCTTTGATCAACTTGCCGCCTCTCGGCGAGATGGCGCCGCCTTTCAGATGGCGGGCGCGGCGCGCGAGGACTGCGGGATTGCGGTTGGATATGATGCCGATGCGGTGCGCAAAGCAGAATACGCACAAAAGTGTTTCTGCAGTTCTGCACGCATGCAGGCGGCGCTCAAATAG
- a CDS encoding Asp/Glu racemase, which translates to MADRIFDYTLDQSTRPQLGLIVLQSDVTLEDDLRRLLPADVSLQVTRVPSSTTVTSETLAEMEHHLAAAARVLPRGVTFDVLGYGCTSGTAEIGAARVAQCIRQGTQTIVVTEPVSALFAACSALRVSRIAFLSPYVESVSQKLRQTLSDQKIETPVFGTFAEDQEAKVARIDEKSLLDAACRLVKDVDIDAVFLSCTNLRTLDVIPRLRDVTGLPVLSSNLVLAWHMLHASSAIEPNVLPEDLLSKHPKTRTGQV; encoded by the coding sequence ATGGCGGATCGGATCTTTGACTACACTCTCGATCAGAGCACGCGCCCGCAACTGGGTCTCATTGTGCTGCAATCAGATGTCACGCTTGAAGATGACTTACGCCGCCTTCTTCCCGCAGATGTCAGCCTACAAGTCACCCGCGTGCCATCCTCAACCACCGTTACATCCGAGACCCTTGCGGAAATGGAACACCACCTTGCGGCGGCCGCACGCGTTTTGCCGCGCGGCGTCACGTTTGATGTGCTTGGCTATGGTTGCACATCCGGCACGGCCGAAATCGGCGCAGCACGCGTCGCTCAATGCATACGCCAGGGTACGCAGACAATCGTCGTAACGGAACCGGTTTCCGCGCTTTTTGCGGCATGCAGCGCTTTGCGTGTCAGCCGAATTGCCTTCCTGTCGCCCTATGTCGAAAGCGTATCCCAAAAGCTGCGTCAGACCCTGTCAGACCAGAAAATTGAGACACCCGTTTTTGGCACTTTCGCCGAAGACCAAGAAGCCAAAGTGGCCCGAATTGACGAAAAATCGCTCTTGGATGCCGCATGTCGGCTGGTCAAAGACGTGGATATTGATGCGGTTTTTTTATCCTGCACCAACCTGCGCACCCTGGACGTCATCCCCAGGCTGCGTGACGTAACCGGTCTGCCCGTTCTTTCCAGCAATCTGGTATTAGCGTGGCATATGCTGCATGCGAGCAGCGCGATAGAACCGAACGTTTTGCCCGAAGATCTCCTCTCGAAACATCCTAAAACAAGAACAGGGCAAGTTTGA